Proteins encoded in a region of the Isosphaeraceae bacterium EP7 genome:
- a CDS encoding CTP synthase: MAKHIFVTGGVVSSLGKGLSCASIGMLLEHRGLRVRLQKFDPYINVDPGTMSPYQHGEVYVTDDGAETDLDLGHYERFTEAPLTKDSNYTTGKIYLSVIQKEREGTHYEGRTVQVIPHVTDEIKAAVHRLATDDVDVVITEIGGTVGDIEGLPFLEAIRQFPIDVGRENCLFIHLTLVPYLKAAAELKTKPTQHSVGMLRQIGIQPDILICRTEHPISAEDREKIGLFCNLDRKAVIEERDKEFTIYEVPLSLVSNGLDDLIVKRLSLKASPLEIGDWRELVDRVMHPNTEVTIAVVGKYMKHRDAYKSVYESLDHGGIAHRARVVVRRIEAEDVDREGAANVLSGVDGILVPGGFGMRGIEGKIEAIRFARRKNIPFFGICLGMQCAAIEFARDVLGLADANSTEFDPTTQNSVIALMDDQSNVLQRGGTMRLGSYPCVLAPDSAARRAYGQDLIHERHRHRYELNNAYRAAFEANGLIPTGTSPDGSLVEIMELVDHPWFLAVQFHPEFKSKPTKAHPLFRDFIAAALVRRESTRTVEV, from the coding sequence ATGGCCAAGCATATTTTCGTGACCGGGGGCGTCGTCAGCTCGCTGGGCAAGGGTCTCTCGTGCGCATCAATCGGGATGCTGCTCGAGCACAGGGGCCTGCGGGTCCGGCTCCAGAAGTTCGACCCCTACATCAACGTCGACCCCGGGACGATGAGCCCCTACCAGCACGGCGAGGTCTACGTCACCGACGACGGCGCAGAGACCGATCTCGACCTCGGCCATTACGAGCGGTTCACCGAGGCCCCGCTGACGAAGGATTCCAACTACACGACGGGCAAGATCTACCTCTCGGTGATCCAGAAGGAACGCGAGGGGACGCACTACGAGGGGCGGACCGTTCAGGTCATCCCCCACGTCACCGACGAGATCAAGGCGGCCGTGCATCGGCTGGCGACCGACGACGTCGACGTCGTCATCACCGAGATCGGCGGCACGGTCGGCGACATCGAGGGGCTGCCGTTCCTGGAAGCGATCCGCCAGTTCCCCATCGACGTGGGCCGCGAGAATTGCCTGTTCATTCACCTGACGCTCGTCCCCTACCTGAAGGCGGCGGCGGAGTTGAAGACGAAGCCGACCCAGCACTCGGTGGGCATGCTCAGGCAGATCGGCATCCAGCCCGACATCCTCATCTGCCGCACCGAGCACCCCATCTCGGCGGAAGACCGCGAGAAGATCGGCCTGTTCTGCAACCTCGACCGCAAGGCTGTCATCGAGGAGCGGGACAAGGAATTCACGATCTACGAGGTGCCGCTCAGCCTCGTCTCCAACGGGCTTGATGACCTGATCGTCAAGCGCCTGAGCCTGAAGGCCAGCCCGCTGGAGATTGGAGATTGGCGCGAGCTGGTCGACCGCGTGATGCACCCCAACACGGAGGTGACCATCGCCGTCGTCGGCAAGTACATGAAGCATCGCGACGCCTACAAGTCGGTGTACGAGTCGCTCGATCACGGGGGCATCGCGCACAGGGCGCGCGTCGTTGTCCGGCGCATCGAGGCCGAGGACGTCGACCGCGAAGGGGCGGCCAACGTGCTTTCGGGCGTGGACGGGATCCTCGTCCCTGGCGGGTTCGGGATGCGCGGGATCGAGGGGAAGATCGAGGCGATCCGGTTCGCCCGCCGCAAGAACATCCCCTTCTTCGGCATCTGCCTGGGGATGCAGTGTGCCGCCATCGAGTTCGCACGCGACGTCCTGGGCCTGGCCGACGCCAACAGCACCGAGTTCGACCCGACCACTCAGAACTCGGTCATCGCCCTGATGGACGATCAGTCGAATGTCCTCCAGCGCGGCGGCACGATGCGGCTGGGCAGCTATCCGTGTGTCCTGGCGCCCGACTCCGCGGCGCGTCGTGCGTATGGCCAGGACCTGATCCACGAGCGGCACCGGCACCGCTATGAGCTGAACAACGCTTACCGCGCGGCGTTCGAGGCGAACGGCCTGATCCCCACCGGGACCAGCCCCGACGGCTCGCTCGTCGAGATCATGGAACTCGTCGACCACCCCTGGTTCCTGGCCGTGCAGTTCCACCCCGAGTTCAAGTCGAAGCCGACGAAGGCCCACCCCTTGTTCCGAGATTTCATCGCCGCGGCCCTCGTCCGCCGCGAGTCGACCCGCACCGTCGAGGTCTGA